The proteins below are encoded in one region of Hemiscyllium ocellatum isolate sHemOce1 chromosome 3, sHemOce1.pat.X.cur, whole genome shotgun sequence:
- the LOC132835412 gene encoding LOW QUALITY PROTEIN: transmembrane protein 200C-like (The sequence of the model RefSeq protein was modified relative to this genomic sequence to represent the inferred CDS: inserted 2 bases in 1 codon), translated as MMATGGLLHITARTNDSFQSREQANKHTRKMHKKRKNNVVMVKAKLKLCSISGLVTVFGILVMLGGVAMVLIGYWPIASKIPETIAVSCNITSNCTTADTSSLEISEFVASYLRSDKLKILGPLVLGIGIFLFICANAALHENRDKKTKVINVQDIYSTVVDVHNXKKKEYVPFQGFVNYVQCKSIDSLKFSAPYDAANLAKSSCQTPTADGIKKSLIQ; from the exons ATGATGGCAACAGGAGGTCTTCTGCATATAACAGCCAGGACCAATGATTCTTTCCAATCTCGTGAGCAGGCAAATAAACACACAAGGAAAATGCACAAAAAAAGGAAGAATAATGTGGTAATGGTGAAAGCCAAACTGAAGTTATGCTCCATTTCAGGTTTAGTTACTGTCTTTGGTATCCTGGTGATGTTGGGGGGAGTTGCAATGGTACTGATAGGCTACTGGCCCATAGCCTCCAAGATTCCCGAAACAATTGCAGTGTCTTGCAACATCACCAGTAACTGCACAACAGCTGACACTTCATCTTTGGAAATTTCTGAATTTGTAGCCAGCTATCTACGTTCTGATAAACTGAAAATCTTAGGACCACTGGTTTTGGGAATTGGCATATTTTTGTTTATCTGTGCTAATGCGGCTCTTCATGAAAACAGAGACAAGAAAACTAAGGTGATTAATGTGCAAGATATTTACTCCACTGTAGTAGATGTGcataa aaagaaaaaagaataTGTCCCTTTTCAAGGATTTGTGAATTATGTGCAATGCAAAAGCATTGATAGTCTCAAGTTCTCAGCTCCTTATGATGCAGCAAATTTGGCAAAAAGTTCCTGTCAGACACCAACTGCAGATGGCATTAAAAAAAGCTTGATTCAATGA